One window of Curtobacterium sp. 458 genomic DNA carries:
- a CDS encoding NAD(P)/FAD-dependent oxidoreductase, producing the protein MARSDAGVPADTASADDAGLIVDVAVIGAGPAGLSAALNLVRARRTVLLVDANRPRNAATLQSHGFLTRDGVSPLELRKLGRAEVEGYPEATVVQAVVDEVAPDGARWRVHGAWRGTEVTASARAVVVATGLREEFPALPMLRAFYGTSVHSCVECDGYEKAGEPLAFVCETPDVVDRALFLAAWSDDLIVYTNGAPTLDDAGRGRLAAAGVRVDERGVADLEGDRTGMTGVRLVDGHVEPRTGGFVRPTWHVDTGWLHAQVERDADGLLVVDGVGRTAVPGIYAVGDVTPPGPEQLIVAAGHGARTASAVHRDLVGGLTDVRDAVQ; encoded by the coding sequence GTGGCGCGCAGCGATGCCGGCGTTCCGGCGGACACCGCGTCGGCGGACGACGCAGGGCTGATCGTCGACGTCGCCGTCATCGGCGCGGGTCCGGCGGGCCTCAGCGCCGCACTCAACCTGGTGCGAGCGCGGCGGACCGTGCTGTTGGTCGACGCGAACCGGCCGCGGAACGCCGCCACGCTGCAGTCGCACGGGTTCCTCACGCGCGACGGGGTGTCGCCGCTCGAGCTCCGGAAGCTCGGGCGAGCGGAGGTGGAAGGCTACCCGGAGGCGACCGTCGTGCAGGCGGTCGTCGACGAGGTCGCCCCGGACGGTGCTCGGTGGCGTGTGCACGGGGCGTGGCGGGGGACCGAGGTGACCGCCTCCGCCCGTGCGGTCGTGGTCGCGACGGGGCTCCGGGAGGAGTTCCCCGCGCTGCCGATGCTCCGAGCGTTCTACGGCACCTCCGTGCACAGCTGCGTCGAGTGCGACGGGTACGAGAAGGCGGGCGAACCGCTCGCGTTCGTGTGCGAGACGCCCGACGTGGTCGACCGGGCGCTGTTCCTCGCGGCGTGGTCCGACGACCTCATCGTGTACACGAACGGCGCCCCGACGCTCGACGACGCCGGCCGAGGACGGCTCGCGGCGGCAGGGGTGCGGGTCGACGAGCGGGGAGTCGCGGACCTCGAGGGTGATCGGACCGGCATGACCGGCGTCCGGCTGGTGGACGGGCACGTCGAGCCGCGGACGGGTGGCTTCGTGCGGCCGACGTGGCACGTCGACACCGGCTGGCTGCACGCCCAGGTCGAGCGGGACGCCGACGGGCTCCTCGTCGTCGACGGCGTCGGACGGACGGCTGTGCCGGGCATCTACGCCGTGGGCGACGTGACGCCGCCGGGGCCGGAGCAGCTCATCGTGGCGGCCGGTCACGGGGCCCGGACGGCCTCGGCGGTGCACCGGGACCTCGTCGGTGGTCTCACGGACGTCCGGGATGCTGTACAGTAG